The DNA region CGCGCTTCTCGCTCCCGTCGTACTTCTTCGCGACGAGGCTTCGGTACCAGCGAAGAAGCGTATCGGGCGTGACGACTGTGGAGATCTCTCGGAGCGCACGCCGTCCGATTGGCTTCGCTCGCTGAGCAAGCCGGCAACGTTGCGCATCGGTGAATCGGAGGCGCTTTCCACTCAGGTGCTCGCGGAGAACTCTGTTCTCCTCCTGGAGGTACTCGATCGTCTCCTGCTGCTGGCGATTTACCCATCCGGCAAAGATGAGCAGCAGAAACTGCAGCGGCAGAGGCGTCATGGCGGGAGGCTAGCTCGACTGAGGCGTCAGAAATGCGCTGTCCAGCGGCGATCCGGAGTGCGTGCAAGTCGTCGATTTCACAGAGAATTCGTGTCGGCCGTGTTTTGGCACACTACGGGCTCCAAGGTCGTCGCATTGCCGCGTGTCGGCGGTCTCCACCACCGATATCGCTGGTGCGAAGCCGCCTGATGACCCGATTCCACATCCGCGATCAGGCCGTCAGACGACGCGGATAAATATTGAGAACAGACAGGCCGAGGGCCTTCATCCGAAGTTCCGCAAGGCTCGGCCGGGCCGCCCGCCGCAGCTCGATGCGATCGGACAGGGCCAGTATCCGGGCCTGTCCGTCTTCGAGAAGGACCTCTCGGGCGAAATCCGACACTTCTACTCACAATCCGCCGATCTCGGGCCAGATGGGTTCCGAGGCATGGATCTGTTGAACCCACTGTGGCACCTGGTGGACTGCCTGCCTGAGGGGCACGGCGACTTCTTCCCGGCGATGTCGTACGCCTAGCGACATCGGGTTGCCGCTGAAGTCGCGTGGCTCAGGCCTTGGAGCAGACCCGATTGCGGCCGCCCGACTTCGCACGGTAGAGCTCGATGTCCGCCGCCTCCACCAGCCCGTTGGCCGTGCGATCCGTCTGGCTCAGCGTGGCCACGCCAAGACTGACAGTGAGGCCGCCTTCGTCGGCGTCGTCGAGCATGAGGTTCTCGATGGATTCGCGGATCTTCTCCGCGAAAATCTCGCCCCCCTCGAGCGGAGCCTCCGGCAGGATTATCGCGAACTCCTCGCCCCCGTAGCGCGCTGGCAGATCGTGGGCGCGCGAACAGCCCTGGAGCACGCGTGCCACCGCGACGAGGGCCGCGTCGCCCTGCCGATGGCCGAGCTTGTCGTTGTAGGCCTTGAAGTGGTCCACGTCGGCCATCACCAGGCTCAGATCGCGACCGTGCCGCTGGGCGCGCTTGACCTCGGTCTCGAGTGTGGACCAGAAGCAGCCGTGGTTCGCGAGATTGGTCAGCGCATCGCGTTGCGCGCGCTCCTGCATTTCTTCGAAGCGGTGCGCGCTCGCGAGAGCGACTGCCGCATGATTTGCGATGGCCTCGAGCATCCGCAGGTCCGACTGAACGAAGTTCTCCTGGCTTCGCTTGTTGTTGACGTTGATGACGCCGCGCACGCACCCCTGAAAGACCAGGGGAACACTGATGCAGGAGTGGGTGTAGTAGCGTTCGTGATTGGGCCGCTGGAAGCGCGGATCGGACTCCACGTCGCTGACCAACAGCGACTCGCCCGTCGCGATGACCATTCCGGATATACCCTCGTTCACCCTGACGCGTGTGTCCTTGACGACTTCCGAGGAAAGGCCACGGGCGGCGATGATACGCAGGGTCGAATCGGACTCGACGAGCAGGACAGAGACGATCTCGCAGTCGAGATGGGTGGCCGTTCGATCGATCAGACGCTCGATGACCTCGGTGACCGAAAGATCGGAGGCGAGGTCGTGAACCGTATCGAAGAGGATTTCGAGCTCGGCGTGCCAGCGGCGCTGGGCACTGCCATCGAACTCACCCGGCTCCGGATGGACTGCCTTTCGAATCATCTGCTGTGGGCCCTCGTCCGTCGGGTACGTGCTCGTCGCGTGTATCGCCCCCCCGGCCTGCCGCCTTGACTGGTTTTCCCTCTAGAGCCGGGGCGGACCCGCTACACCAGGGGTGGATCCAGTGGGTTGCACTGGTAGGGTCGAGGGCTGGCGCGGTGGTCCGTAAGGCGGTGGCCTTGTCTGTATCCCGGGTTTCCCCGTTCGTGCCCGTGTAGACCCCTGTGTGTTCTCATTATCGGATCCGGCACCCCAGCCGCTGGTGAGTCACAACCGGGAGGGCGTATCGCACGCCCCACCAGCCCCGGCAGTCTGGTGAGTGTTCGCGGGATCGTGCAGCCTCGCCGCCGTCGTGAAGGTCCTGTTCTCTTTCGCGATCGCCCTGCTCCACTCGCTTCGGGCCTGCTTCCGCAGGCAGCGTGAGCAAGCCCTCGTCGAGCTCGCCCTCCGTCAACAGCTCGCAGTCCTCCGCCAAGCCAGACGACGACCCAGGCTCACTTCCCTGGATCGCGGTTTCTGGGTGCTCCTGCGCCAGCTCTGGCCCCGCTGGAGGGAAGTCTTGGTCGTCGTCCAGCCCGAGACCGTCGTGGGCGGGCACCGGAAGGGCTTTCGTCTGTACTGGCGGTTCCGCTCCAGGCGGCAACCCGGCCGGCCCCGCATCGCGAAGGAAGTGCGACAGCTCATCCGGCGCATGGCGCTCGAGAA from bacterium includes:
- a CDS encoding DUF899 domain-containing protein codes for the protein MSAVSTTDIAGAKPPDDPIPHPRSGRQTTRINIENRQAEGLHPKFRKARPGRPPQLDAIGQGQYPGLSVFEKDLSGEIRHFYSQSADLGPDGFRGMDLLNPLWHLVDCLPEGHGDFFPAMSYA
- a CDS encoding GGDEF domain-containing protein, with the translated sequence MIRKAVHPEPGEFDGSAQRRWHAELEILFDTVHDLASDLSVTEVIERLIDRTATHLDCEIVSVLLVESDSTLRIIAARGLSSEVVKDTRVRVNEGISGMVIATGESLLVSDVESDPRFQRPNHERYYTHSCISVPLVFQGCVRGVINVNNKRSQENFVQSDLRMLEAIANHAAVALASAHRFEEMQERAQRDALTNLANHGCFWSTLETEVKRAQRHGRDLSLVMADVDHFKAYNDKLGHRQGDAALVAVARVLQGCSRAHDLPARYGGEEFAIILPEAPLEGGEIFAEKIRESIENLMLDDADEGGLTVSLGVATLSQTDRTANGLVEAADIELYRAKSGGRNRVCSKA
- a CDS encoding helix-turn-helix domain-containing protein translates to MKVLFSFAIALLHSLRACFRRQREQALVELALRQQLAVLRQARRRPRLTSLDRGFWVLLRQLWPRWREVLVVVQPETVVGGHRKGFRLYWRFRSRRQPGRPRIAKEVRQLIRRMALENPWGARRVHVDAHSEA